One Synechococcus sp. Nb3U1 genomic window, CCCTTCTTGGGCCGCAACTTGCTCAAACAGAGCCAGTTCCGTTTGCACGTAGAGAATCAGATTGGCCACATCCTGGGGGTGCGGGTAGGGGGTGGAATCGGGCATTGGGGAGAGAGACCAGCAGCAACACTAGTTCCATTCTGACCAGGGATCCACCCGATGGTTGTTATCCACCTCAGGGGAGAAGGCTGGTAAGGTAAGGAGGGATTTTTTGCTGCTCTGGAGGTTGCATGAGCCAGAAGCTACTCTTCGTCTGTCTGGGTAATATTTGTCGCTCCCCCACTGCCGAAGGGATCACCGATCACCTCCTGCGCAGCAGCGGGATCCCGGACGCGATTCTCTGTGACTCCGCCGGTACCGGCGCCTATCATGCCGGCAGCCCCCCGGATCGGCGCATGCGCCAGGCTGCCCAACGCTATGGGCTGGATCTGCGAGGTGAGGCCCGCCAAATTCGCCCGACGGATTTGCGGGAGTTCGATTTGATCCTGGCGATGGATCGGCAAAATTATCGAGACATTCTCAGTCTGGATCCACAGGGCAAATACGCCGAGAAAGTGCGCTTGATGTGCAGTTATTGTCGTTCTCATCCTGACGAAGAAGTTCCGGATCCCTACTATGGAGGAGAAGAGGGCTTTCACTACGTGATCGAGTTGCTCTGGGATGCCTGTATTGGCCTGTTGGAATCTTTGGTGCCGGGGGTGAATCTGCCTCCCTTGCCTCCCCGCGTCTGAACCTTTCGCTGGGATCCCTTTCGTGATTTAATTTTGTAATTTATTTTAATGAATTATCTCTGGGCAAAGGGATCCCTTTTGGTTAATTTTGGGGTTGGGATGGGTGATCCTAGGGTTCATAGTTCATAGCTTGTGAAAATTGTGAAAAGCCTCTGAGAAACTGGGATCCCCCAGGCTTCTTGCTGTTTCAGTAAACTGATAAATTTTCGGGGAATTAAAATTCATGGATGAATCTTTATCTGGTCTGATTTCAATCGCTTTTTACGTCTTTTTTAGCTACACCTTGATGGTGATTGGGCAAAAATTGAGTGTGCCGAACGCTTGGTTAGCCTGGATCCCGATTGCCAATATTTGGGTGATGTGTCGAGCTGCGGGCAAGCCGGGTTGGTGGGTGATCCTCTTTTTCATCCCCTTGGTGAATTTGATCTTTGCCATCTGGGTGATCTTTGCCATCCCGCCCCGCCTGAACAAATCCCGCTGGTTGGGACTGCTCGTTTTCCTGCCGGTTTTGGGAGCTTTGGCCTATTCCGGCATCTTGGCCTTTACCTAACCCAAAATCATGGAACGACCTGCCAGCGTCACCCTCATTGCGCTCATTCAAATGCTGTTTGCTGGGTTAACCCTGTTGGTCAGTTTGTTCGGGGTGATGGCCGGAGCTGTGGTGGGGGGGCTGGCCGCCTCCGGTGGAGATACGATCTTCGGGATAGTGCTGGGTAGTTTGGTAACTTTTATTTTTCTGCTCAGCCTGGCTTACGGCTTTCTCGGAATTGTCTTCTCCGTTGGGTTATTGCAACTTAGGGGCTGGGGATGGCTGGGATCTTTGGTGATGCAGGCGCTGGGTTTGGGGTTTGGACTGCTACAGTTTCTCGGAGGTGTAGGAGGCGGCATGTCTCTGGGAAGTATTCTTATCAGTGGCATCATCGTATACGTGCTGCTGCTGCCTGAGGTGAAACGCGCTTTTGGCCGATAGGAAAGAGGGGAAAAGTATTCCGATCCTCCAAGCGATCGAGGTTATCTGTAATCAATTTCAGATTCAGATTAGGAAATGACCGCTAAATAATTTCTACCTGTAGAGATTTCTATCTGCAGAGACAGTAGTGTTCGGCTCTACCACTTGAGCAGGTTAAAACTCTCCATATCGATGGTGGCTCGATTGCGGTAAATTCCCAATACAATCGCCAAGCCCACCGCCGCTTCTGCAGCTGCCACCGTAATCACGAACACCGAAAACACCTGCCCACGAATCATGCCCGAGTCAAGAAAGTTGGAGAAGGCAATAAAATTCAGGTTCACCGCGTTCAACATCAACTCAATGGACATCAACACCCGAATCGCATTGCGGCTCACGATCAACCCATAAATGCCAATGCAAAAGAGAGTGGCCGCCACCAACAGAAAAAATTGCAGCTGCAACATCAACATACTCCTCAAAGGTCGTGCGTGTAACAAGTGAGTTTGAATTTCCAGGGATCCGAGAAACGCTCAACGGGTGCTCACCAATTCTGGTTCTGACTCGCTGCCCGATTCAATCTGCGGTCTGGCCCGCTCTAGTAGGCTCAAATCCCCTTCTCCCATCTGCGGGAGGGCAAATTCTCGACGTGCCAAAACAATTGCCCCAATCAACGCCATCAACAGCAGCACCGAGGCCAACTCGAAAGGCAGTAGATAATCGCTGAAGAAGTGCCCACCCATCACCAAAACGCTGCTCAGGGATTGGATCGGTTGCAATTCCCAGGGAGTATCAAAGGCCATCGCTGCCAAAAGGGCAAACAGCCCTAAACACACCACTGCTGTCACGCCATTGCGCAGCCAGCCCAGTTTCAGAGGGGCAAAGTTGTAGCGCCGATTCACCAACATAATAGCGAACAGGATCAGCACGTTCACGGCACCGACGTAGATGAGTACCTGTGCTGCCGCAACAAAATCGGCATTCAGGAGAAGGTATAGCCCGGCCATGCTGAGGAAAACTCCCCCGAGCAGAAAACCCGAGTAGACGATACTGGGGGCCCAAACGACTCCCAGGGCAAACCCGATAGCCATCAGCGATAACACTGCGAACGTGACCAGTTGTGCGCCTTCTGCAAGGGTCATGGAAGATTCGTCCTTTCGATGCTTGTCTCTCTATACACTGTACTGTCCGATTGGATTTAGGAGAAGCACAACTCCCTTTTCCGACCGATAGAGGAATCTCTAAAACCGATAGAGAAATCTCTAGGTTGTGGAGCCCTCCAACCCGATGACTATACAGCTTTTTCCAGTACCTCGGGCCCTTGATCCCCTACAGTCCATACGGGCTAATTGGGCTAATTCCTGATCTGGCCGGGATTCCAGGTCGCCTCAGATATAAAGCCTATAAAGTATAAAGTTATAAAGTCGGGAAAAAGGCATCCCTGATACTCTCTTCTACCGGCCCAACAGGCTGATCCGGTCTGGGGCCAAGACGGCGCATCAGTTGCCAGCCCTCCACCTCCGCCAAGGGTTGTAACCCCAAAGCCGCAAGCTCCACCTGGTTGGACTCCGTCCCGCTGACGCGACCAGCTTGCACCGGCGATACCCAAAGGTGGGATCCATGTTCCCCTTGCACCAGAGCCTGATCATCCACCCAAACACCAGGATTGGGCGTATAGAAGGCAACCGCTTGAGCCTGACAAACATCCGGCAAGCCACTCCGCCCAATATCCACCACGGTCTCTTGGGATCCCGGCAGCATCTGATCCCAGTCCATTTGGGCAAAAGCGGGGTTGAAATTGCCGAAATCGGGCCGCAACACGATGGTGCTCAGGGTGAGGATCCCGGCGGACAACAGGGATCCCATCCACAACCTGCCCGCGTAGTGCAGCACCCGCCGCCAACTCCAGATCCCCGGCAAGAGGGTGTACAAGATGCCAGTCCCCAGCAACGGCCAAGCATGGGGTTGCAAGAGGGCTAACCCCTCCACCTCCAGCATCACCGCCACCCCTAGGCCCAGAAGCAACAGCCCCACCGCCGCCAGTCCCCAAGAGAGGATCCCGGTCAAGCGGGGCTGCTCTCGCATCTGCAGGGCTTGGTCTAGGGTTACTCCGGCCAAGAGTGCCAACCAGGGGTAGAGCTGCACGGTGTAGTAGGGGGTTTTGGTGGGATAAACCTGCAATAACAACAACAGCAGCAGCGGGAAAGACCAGATCAGTAGGGTTGGCCCTGGCTTCTGCCGCACCAGCAGCACTCCCCCCAACGGGGCCAAAATCGTCCAGGGAAAGCCATGGGCCGGAATATGCCAGAAGTAGTACAAACCCGTGGCATCGGCATGAAAGGGTTCAGCTCCCAAATCCTGCACTTTGCCCACCAAGGTGG contains:
- the nuoK gene encoding NADH-quinone oxidoreductase subunit NuoK; amino-acid sequence: MLQLQFFLLVAATLFCIGIYGLIVSRNAIRVLMSIELMLNAVNLNFIAFSNFLDSGMIRGQVFSVFVITVAAAEAAVGLAIVLGIYRNRATIDMESFNLLKW
- a CDS encoding ArnT family glycosyltransferase; amino-acid sequence: MRHFENPSNLGASPRLGMGYLPGSSDFMQFRRDPHLLPFLGLSLLIMGLATPLFFLSGADPSLDGCDESFYAQMARELLRGGHWLGPTFLGEPFFEKPPLLTWAVAISFALHGVNEWAARLPGILSALISIPLIGWIGRFFLPVRAAVLGMVALPLCYLWVQQGRLVGQDVPLTCLELIGILALVNGLRGHKAWFWLTGLAFGLGLLMKSAMILLPGAALIPYLVQQRRHWVGSAQFWLASLLGVGVFGLWLGLAVQVYGLEALTTLVGKVQDLGAEPFHADATGLYYFWHIPAHGFPWTILAPLGGVLLVRQKPGPTLLIWSFPLLLLLLLQVYPTKTPYYTVQLYPWLALLAGVTLDQALQMREQPRLTGILSWGLAAVGLLLLGLGVAVMLEVEGLALLQPHAWPLLGTGILYTLLPGIWSWRRVLHYAGRLWMGSLLSAGILTLSTIVLRPDFGNFNPAFAQMDWDQMLPGSQETVVDIGRSGLPDVCQAQAVAFYTPNPGVWVDDQALVQGEHGSHLWVSPVQAGRVSGTESNQVELAALGLQPLAEVEGWQLMRRLGPRPDQPVGPVEESIRDAFFPTL
- a CDS encoding NADH-quinone oxidoreductase subunit J produces the protein MTLAEGAQLVTFAVLSLMAIGFALGVVWAPSIVYSGFLLGGVFLSMAGLYLLLNADFVAAAQVLIYVGAVNVLILFAIMLVNRRYNFAPLKLGWLRNGVTAVVCLGLFALLAAMAFDTPWELQPIQSLSSVLVMGGHFFSDYLLPFELASVLLLMALIGAIVLARREFALPQMGEGDLSLLERARPQIESGSESEPELVSTR
- a CDS encoding low molecular weight protein-tyrosine-phosphatase, whose amino-acid sequence is MSQKLLFVCLGNICRSPTAEGITDHLLRSSGIPDAILCDSAGTGAYHAGSPPDRRMRQAAQRYGLDLRGEARQIRPTDLREFDLILAMDRQNYRDILSLDPQGKYAEKVRLMCSYCRSHPDEEVPDPYYGGEEGFHYVIELLWDACIGLLESLVPGVNLPPLPPRV
- a CDS encoding DUF5684 domain-containing protein; the encoded protein is MDESLSGLISIAFYVFFSYTLMVIGQKLSVPNAWLAWIPIANIWVMCRAAGKPGWWVILFFIPLVNLIFAIWVIFAIPPRLNKSRWLGLLVFLPVLGALAYSGILAFT